TCGGCCATGGGTTTTTCGTGAAGATCAGCAATAGCCCCTTCATCAAAATCCATGACTCCTGTCGCCATCGCTTGGGAAAGCTTAGACCCATCTCGGTAGAGGGCGTTACACTTAAGGCCCAACTTCCAAGAAAGCATATAGGCCTCTTTGCAATTTTCGATCGTCGCCGTATTGGCCATGTTGATCGTCTTAGAAATAGAACCGGAGACAAAAGGCTGTACGGCTGCAAGCATATGAATGTGGCTCTCTACGGGCAAAAGACGTTTTCCGATTTTGCCACAAGCGCTGGCACAATCAAAAACGGGAAGATGTTCCTCTTTCAAATGAGGAGCACCTTCCAAAGTCATCGTCCCACCACAGTACAAGTTCGTTGCTTCGATTTGATCTTTGGAAAATCCAAGAGATGCCAGCATGTCGAAAGCGCTCTTATGAATTTCTTCCTTGGAAAATCCGAGAATCTCCGTGCAAAATTCTTCACCCACTGCCCAGTGACTAAAGGCAAATCGAATGTCAAAAGCCGTCTCCAGGGCCTTTTCAATTTTCTGTAAAACCTCATCCGTAAAGCCCTTTTCCTTTAGAGCCTCTATGGTCACCTTGTCCTTGCCCGATGATGTGGGCAACTTTCCATGACCGACGGCATATTGGATAATCTCGTCAGTCTGCTTTTTATCATATCCAAGGGCCTCTAAAGCCTTTGGTACCATACGATTGATAATCTTAAAGTAACCACCACCCGCTAGCTTTTTGAACTTAACGAGGGCAAAATCTGGTTCAATACCCGTCGTATCGCAATCCATGACAAGACCGATAGTCCCTGTGGGTGCAATCACCGTTGTCTGAGCATTGCGATATCCATGCTTTTGGCCCAAGGATAAGGCTTGATCCCAAGCCACACGAGCCGCCTTGACCAAGCCTACTTGCGGGCACTCTTCTGCTTTTAAAGGAACCGGATTCACGTTGAGCTCTTGATAGCCAGATGTCTTACCATTGGCCGCCGCCTTATGGTTGCCCATAACCCGCAACATATCTGAGGCATTTTTTTCGTATTGGACGAAAGGCCCCAACTCTTTGGCCATTTCTGCCGAAGTTGCATAGGAAACACCGGTCATAATAGACGCTAGTGCCGCCGCAATAGAGCGCCCTTCTGCACTGTTGTAAGGAATACCTGACGCCATTAAGAGGCCCCCGATGTTGGCATAGCCAAGTCCCAGGGTCCGGAAATCAAAGGAAAGCTGAGCAATTTCCTTTGAGGGGAATTGGGCCATCGCCACTGAAATTTCCAAAACAATGGTCCATAGACGAACGGCATGCTCGTAAGCCTCCGTATCAAACTCAAGTCCCACCGAGTTAGGCCGCTTAAAGGCCATCAAGTTAAGGGACGCCAAGTTGCACGCCGTATCATCTAGAAACATATATTCGGAACAGGGATTAGACGCATTGATCCGACCACTTTGCGGACACGTATGCCAGCTATTAATTGTCGTATCAAATTGAATCCCAGGATCTGCACATGACCACGCAGCATAAGTAATTTGGTCCCACAGGTCGCCAGCTTTGACGGTCTTGTATGTCTTGTCGTCAATGCGACCTTTTAAGTCCCAATCATCATTGGTTTTTACTTTATTCAAAAAGTCATCGGTAACGCGAACCGAGTTATTAGAGTTCTGACCAGAAACGGTAAGATAGGCTTCCGAATCCCAGTCCGTATTATAAGTTTCAAATTTCAGAGACTTAAATCCTTGGCCTGCAAACTGGATGACACGCTGGATATAATTATCGGAAATCATAGACTGTCGAGCCTCTATGATGGCCGATTTCAACTTGGCATTCTTGGCCGGATCCAGCACCTTTTCTGTATCACCTTCTTCACCTTGACACGCAGCCATAATGGCATTGAGATGCTTTTCCGCCAGCTTGGATCCCGCAACCAAGGCAACGACTTTTTGCTCCTCAATTGTTTTCCAATTAATAAATTCTTCCACATCGGGGTGATCCACGTCCACAACCACCATCTTTGCCGCCCGACGAGTGGTTCCTCCTGATTTTATGGCACCCGCTGCCCGATCGCCAATCCTCAAAAAGCTGAGAAGTCCGGAAGATTTTCCACCACCAGAAAGATTTTCTCCCTGGCCTCGGATTTTTGAAAAGTTAGACCCTGTCCCCGACCCAAACTTAAAGAGTCTGGCTTCACGGAGCCACAAATCCATGATGCCCCCTTCATTGACCAGATCATCGGAAACACCCTGAATAAAGCAGGCGTGGGGTTGAGGCCGCTCATAAGAGGAATCAGACTTTCTTACCTTCTCCAGCTTTTCGTCGTAATAAAAATGCCCTTGGGCTGGGCCATTGATACCGTACCCCCAATAGAGTCCCGTATTGAACCACTGGGGCGAATTCGGCGCCACCATTTGTTGACACAACATATAACGCAGCTCATCATAAAAAGCTTTGGCATCTTCTTCCTTGGTAAAATAACCGCCTTTCCAACCCCAATAGGTCCACGTCCCCGCTAAACGATCAAAAACATGACGGCAGGACGTCTCGCCTCCAAAACGCTCTTCTTCGGGCAAATCCTCCAGAGCCTGTGTGTCCGCTTCGTGGCGAGAAAGCCACTGTGGAACACCCTCTTCCTCTGCTGACTTCAAACGGGCCGGCACACCTGCTTTGCGGAAAAACTTTTGGGCAATAATATCACAGGCAACTTGGGTCCATTTTTTAGGAACCTCAATCCCCTCCAACTTAAAAACGATGCTGCCGTCCGGGTTTCTAATTTCACTGGTGGTTTCGCGGAATTGAACGTCCTCATAGGGCGATTTGTTTTCTGAGGTGAATTTCCGTTCAATGCGCATGGTAGATCTCCAAAAAATTAGGGTTTATAATAAAAATAATTTTAGTTTTAAAACACAATATATTGATTAAATTTTTACAAAAATTACTACATGTTGACAACCCCTGATTTTTACAGCTATAAAAGGACAGGGTGGATTTCTCTAATTTTTTTCTCACATTTAAAAAAAGTCGCGGATTACGGTGGCTTGTTTAAAAGTTTATAGTGGGATACTTAGAAAATAAAAATAAAATGTATAAAATTCGAAGCAAAAATTAACCCGTAGCGAAATAATTCTCGATAGGGTATATGTTATAGCTATCATGATAAACATAACACAGCAATTGACAAAATTTTACATCCGTTTACGAGGTAGCCGCTTGGTTGGGGAAGACTCTCTGGGAAATCAGTACTATGAGCAGCCTCGAAAGCCTAACGCCTTAAGATCAAAACGATGGATCATTTACAATGGCACCCCCGAAGGAAGCAAGGGTTCTCCCCAGTGGTATGGGTGGCTTCATCATACCATTCAACAGCCTCCTTCATCTAAAAATGAGATCCGTTACAAGTGGCAAAAACCCCCACAGCCCAATCTAACGGGAACAGTTTTTGCCTATAAACCACCTGTATTGCCCTCAAACACCCCTTTAGATTACACTCCCTGGAATCCAACTAATTAGAAAGGCTATTATGCGCACGAATTTACTAGAGACCATTATGGGAGCCATTGTTCTTGTGATCGCAGCGGTTATCCTTATTTTTGCCTATACAAGCAGAAATGCTGCAAAACTTAATGGGGCCTATGAACTAACCGCAAAATTTGACCGAGTAGATGGTCTGCTAAAAGGAAGCGACGTCCGTGTAAGTGGTATTAAGGTGGGAACTGTAACGACAGAGACTCTTGATCCATCAACTTTTCTCGCCATTGTCACAATTTCTGTTAACTCTGACATAAAGTTGCCAGTGGACACTTCGGCAGAAGTGGTTTCAGAGGGTTTGCTGGGCGGTAAATACTTGGCTCTGGTTCCGGGTGGAAGCGATGACATTATTCAACACGGTGGTGAAATTAAGTACACCCAAGCAGCCATCAGCATCGAATCCCTCATTGGACAATATATCTTTAGCCAAGATAAGAAAAAAGATGACGAGACCGACAATGATAATCCCAGCCCCTAGACCTATGGGCTGGCATCGTCGTATCAAGATGACGAGACCGACAATGATAGTCCCAGCCCCTAGACCTATGGACTGGCATCGCCGTATCCTGCCAATCTGTGGACTGATTTTAGGGTTGTCAAATCCATTGGTGGCAATGGCATCAGAAGAAAATGTCTCAGAGGATGTTGTTGTCCTCCAGGGCCTTGATAAAGTCACTGGGCGCCTCTCAACTCTGAAAGCCCCAGTGGATAAGCCTGTAAAATTTGGGCAGCTCAAAATCATTGCGCGCCACTGTGAAAAAACGCCTCCAGAAGAACCTCCAGAAGCAACCGCTTTCCTTGAAATCTGGGAGACCAAACGAGGAGCAACCGACGAAAAGA
This window of the Alphaproteobacteria bacterium genome carries:
- a CDS encoding vitamin B12-dependent ribonucleotide reductase; this translates as MRIERKFTSENKSPYEDVQFRETTSEIRNPDGSIVFKLEGIEVPKKWTQVACDIIAQKFFRKAGVPARLKSAEEEGVPQWLSRHEADTQALEDLPEEERFGGETSCRHVFDRLAGTWTYWGWKGGYFTKEEDAKAFYDELRYMLCQQMVAPNSPQWFNTGLYWGYGINGPAQGHFYYDEKLEKVRKSDSSYERPQPHACFIQGVSDDLVNEGGIMDLWLREARLFKFGSGTGSNFSKIRGQGENLSGGGKSSGLLSFLRIGDRAAGAIKSGGTTRRAAKMVVVDVDHPDVEEFINWKTIEEQKVVALVAGSKLAEKHLNAIMAACQGEEGDTEKVLDPAKNAKLKSAIIEARQSMISDNYIQRVIQFAGQGFKSLKFETYNTDWDSEAYLTVSGQNSNNSVRVTDDFLNKVKTNDDWDLKGRIDDKTYKTVKAGDLWDQITYAAWSCADPGIQFDTTINSWHTCPQSGRINASNPCSEYMFLDDTACNLASLNLMAFKRPNSVGLEFDTEAYEHAVRLWTIVLEISVAMAQFPSKEIAQLSFDFRTLGLGYANIGGLLMASGIPYNSAEGRSIAAALASIMTGVSYATSAEMAKELGPFVQYEKNASDMLRVMGNHKAAANGKTSGYQELNVNPVPLKAEECPQVGLVKAARVAWDQALSLGQKHGYRNAQTTVIAPTGTIGLVMDCDTTGIEPDFALVKFKKLAGGGYFKIINRMVPKALEALGYDKKQTDEIIQYAVGHGKLPTSSGKDKVTIEALKEKGFTDEVLQKIEKALETAFDIRFAFSHWAVGEEFCTEILGFSKEEIHKSAFDMLASLGFSKDQIEATNLYCGGTMTLEGAPHLKEEHLPVFDCASACGKIGKRLLPVESHIHMLAAVQPFVSGSISKTINMANTATIENCKEAYMLSWKLGLKCNALYRDGSKLSQAMATGVMDFDEGAIADLHEKPMAEKAQVVAERIIERIVRQSERNRLPNRRKGYTQKSRVGGHKVYLRTGEFEDGNLGEIFVDMHKEGASFRSLMNCFAMAISLGLQYGVPLEEFVDAFVFTRFEPSGIVGENDAIKMATSVIDYIFRELAVSYLGRNDLAHAEPADLLPDSIGQGKEELELMSAGDKVADHVKRITSTGFVRNSLYVVGSNGNGSSTNGNGAANGSATSGAANGSATNGSLTNGNGAETTMGTASVAATAVASEAQAATSAQELPQAQAAPQADSFYNKVKEARMKGFSGDACNECGNFTLVRNGTCLKCETCGSTSGCS
- a CDS encoding NADH:ubiquinone oxidoreductase subunit NDUFA12, producing the protein MINITQQLTKFYIRLRGSRLVGEDSLGNQYYEQPRKPNALRSKRWIIYNGTPEGSKGSPQWYGWLHHTIQQPPSSKNEIRYKWQKPPQPNLTGTVFAYKPPVLPSNTPLDYTPWNPTN
- the mlaD gene encoding outer membrane lipid asymmetry maintenance protein MlaD — its product is MRTNLLETIMGAIVLVIAAVILIFAYTSRNAAKLNGAYELTAKFDRVDGLLKGSDVRVSGIKVGTVTTETLDPSTFLAIVTISVNSDIKLPVDTSAEVVSEGLLGGKYLALVPGGSDDIIQHGGEIKYTQAAISIESLIGQYIFSQDKKKDDETDNDNPSP